Proteins found in one Fimbriimonadia bacterium genomic segment:
- a CDS encoding FAD-binding oxidoreductase, which translates to MASSSLQVLAGIVGSDGQRDAARYPVGGTSPAIAVAPASAEEVAEILRACSADSLGCLVVGGMSRMSSCPPFKRYDVALVTDRLQEFGHYTADMMCTVGAGAQLTAVNERLRAAEQWLPWEAEVTGPTTIGGAIATSCAGACEDGFGSPRRRVLELVAVTGLGEIIRVGAKVTKHSAGYGIHRLLCGSWGSLAVIVEATLMLAPMPGRKQYRIGSSGWKDLVDRDTIAEGLSPHLVSFTLTADANSLCAEYDVVGEESVLTWAETMVGAITNQSSSSKEWESAIRFEVDRSKIHDLARSLHDAYPGSSIRWRPLSGAVWLLHSARAEDYSTAIALARKSDATWRAELGPSIERWKVSDGPRSVRKRVIDAFDPHLVLIGEALRGHA; encoded by the coding sequence ATGGCGAGTAGCAGTCTGCAGGTACTGGCTGGCATCGTGGGCTCAGACGGGCAGCGAGACGCTGCGCGATACCCAGTAGGGGGAACATCGCCGGCGATAGCAGTGGCTCCGGCGTCTGCCGAGGAAGTGGCAGAGATCCTTCGTGCGTGTAGCGCGGATAGCCTCGGGTGCCTCGTCGTCGGTGGGATGTCACGCATGTCGTCCTGTCCTCCTTTCAAACGATATGACGTGGCGCTCGTGACGGACAGGCTGCAAGAATTCGGGCATTACACCGCCGACATGATGTGCACCGTCGGGGCGGGAGCACAACTCACTGCCGTCAACGAGAGGCTTCGTGCCGCCGAGCAATGGTTGCCTTGGGAAGCCGAAGTCACGGGCCCTACCACGATCGGCGGCGCAATCGCGACCAGCTGTGCGGGGGCATGCGAAGACGGCTTCGGCTCGCCGCGACGCCGAGTGTTGGAGCTCGTGGCGGTCACCGGTCTGGGCGAGATCATCCGGGTAGGTGCTAAGGTGACCAAGCACTCCGCAGGCTATGGCATTCACCGACTGCTGTGTGGCTCATGGGGTTCTCTTGCGGTTATCGTAGAGGCGACGCTGATGCTCGCGCCCATGCCAGGGCGCAAACAATACCGGATAGGATCGAGTGGCTGGAAAGATTTGGTAGACAGGGACACTATAGCAGAGGGGCTCTCGCCCCACTTGGTGTCTTTCACGCTGACTGCAGATGCGAACTCACTCTGCGCGGAGTACGACGTGGTTGGAGAGGAATCGGTACTGACCTGGGCAGAAACGATGGTCGGGGCTATCACTAATCAGTCGAGCAGCAGTAAAGAGTGGGAGTCTGCGATTCGCTTCGAGGTGGATCGTAGCAAGATACATGATCTAGCACGGTCGTTGCACGATGCGTACCCAGGTTCTTCCATTCGCTGGCGACCGCTTAGTGGCGCGGTGTGGCTCCTGCACTCGGCACGCGCGGAAGACTACTCGACGGCGATTGCTCTCGCCCGGAAGAGTGATGCTACGTGGCGGGCGGAGCTTGGACCGAGCATCGAGCGGTGGAAGGTCTCCGATGGTCCGCGAAGCGTGCGGAAGCGAGTGATTGACGCCTTCGACCCACACCTAGTCCTGATCGGCGAGGCACTCCGTGGACACGCATAG
- a CDS encoding ABC transporter ATP-binding protein produces MLEVEGLTKYYKRFCAVDNLSFVVNPGEIVGLLGPNGAGKTTALRCIAGILRKTSGTVRIAGIDAETDTKAAKMNLAFVPEVPSLYELLTVREHLRFIAMCFEALDRYDQVGTDLLERYDLIEKQDELVATLSKGMKQKLAVTCALVHNAKVFLLDEPLIGIDPRGAAQLKHQFSEAADAGAAVLVSTHLLDTAERLCDRVIIMAHGQKIEDGTLSELRERSASSGDATLEELFLKLTREADETAAVLDV; encoded by the coding sequence ATGCTGGAAGTAGAGGGACTAACCAAGTACTACAAGCGATTCTGCGCAGTGGACAACCTGTCGTTCGTGGTCAATCCCGGCGAGATCGTGGGCCTGCTCGGGCCGAACGGAGCAGGAAAGACCACTGCGCTGCGCTGCATCGCGGGAATCCTCCGCAAGACCTCCGGCACCGTGCGCATCGCAGGCATTGACGCAGAAACGGACACCAAAGCAGCGAAGATGAACCTCGCTTTCGTGCCGGAAGTGCCCAGCCTCTACGAGCTGCTGACAGTGCGCGAGCACCTACGATTCATTGCTATGTGTTTCGAGGCGCTGGACCGATACGACCAGGTGGGGACCGACCTGCTGGAGCGATATGACCTCATCGAGAAGCAGGACGAGCTGGTGGCTACGCTCTCCAAGGGCATGAAGCAGAAGCTCGCTGTCACGTGTGCGCTCGTTCACAATGCAAAGGTGTTCCTCCTCGATGAGCCATTGATAGGGATCGACCCGAGGGGTGCGGCGCAGCTCAAGCATCAGTTCTCCGAGGCGGCGGATGCCGGCGCGGCGGTTTTGGTCAGCACCCACCTGTTGGATACCGCCGAACGACTGTGCGACCGTGTGATTATCATGGCGCATGGGCAGAAGATCGAGGATGGAACCCTCTCCGAGTTGCGCGAACGATCCGCCAGCTCGGGGGATGCGACGCTCGAAGAGCTATTCCTCAAGCTAACACGAGAGGCCGATGAGACCGCTGCTGTTCTTGACGTTTAG
- a CDS encoding DUF2961 domain-containing protein — MAESSGLPIGLGRLERLVETWPMMEPGVLARYFSSFDRTGGNDDGFNGTYSALYVDAKGEHVIFDVEQPGCLYTLWFTSDQGGHGRLNWGRIRFYFDHEVEPRIDLEANELFDGKHAPFLKPLVAGNRESTGGYVSYVPLPFSQSLRITTERRAGFYNVFYHLYPHGTPLRTWRADDDSAKVRKLWEKVLAGAPQGIPGRRRQVPGSEWSHEGSGVVTRLAVRSASGFTEKALREGRVVCEWDGRTGVDVPLGTFFGIGLAPTNVRAVAWFTDKTKLVSVMPMPFWQSAIIRVTCPEPVTLEVDLAPQRYEHATSGYLRAQYREERPTRLGEDFEHADIHAAGKVVAVVQAIEPGDPHNKQWWEGDLRVYVDAERSPALHGTGHEDDFLGGWSNEFLDTPFTLPMHGEPYVKMVDRTGQYNGDCSLYRLFVSVPFTSRIRWSTEHGTENHRNFDYSGALFWYEGGPRAIETDRFVVCDPASRDMHDARMQNISDPEALTSRFEGRDHGEHTQMVAASLGRSEFTLKIKPDNRGVFLLRLFDQFHGRQRARVLVDGQLVGTWYVAEENRVRRWSERSFFLPALYTAGKSSIRITIDPPASSPLWSHSSYTAYCLCDGE; from the coding sequence ATGGCCGAATCAAGCGGGCTACCCATCGGTTTGGGGCGCCTCGAGCGACTGGTCGAAACATGGCCGATGATGGAACCGGGCGTGCTGGCGCGCTACTTCTCCAGCTTCGACCGGACGGGAGGAAACGACGACGGGTTCAATGGCACCTACTCAGCGCTGTACGTTGACGCGAAGGGTGAGCACGTCATCTTCGACGTGGAGCAGCCCGGGTGCCTGTATACGCTGTGGTTCACCAGCGACCAGGGCGGACACGGCAGGCTGAACTGGGGACGCATCCGTTTCTACTTCGATCACGAGGTCGAGCCGCGGATTGATCTGGAGGCGAACGAACTGTTCGACGGCAAACATGCGCCCTTCCTCAAGCCGCTGGTAGCAGGCAATCGCGAGAGCACTGGAGGCTACGTCTCCTACGTCCCTCTGCCGTTCTCACAATCCCTTCGCATTACCACCGAGCGCCGGGCCGGGTTTTACAATGTGTTCTATCACCTATATCCACACGGCACTCCCCTGCGGACGTGGCGGGCGGACGACGATTCGGCCAAGGTGCGGAAGCTGTGGGAGAAGGTGCTAGCAGGAGCGCCGCAGGGGATACCTGGCAGGCGACGGCAAGTGCCCGGTAGTGAGTGGTCGCACGAGGGCTCTGGGGTCGTCACCCGCCTGGCGGTACGATCCGCATCCGGATTTACCGAGAAGGCTCTACGCGAGGGGCGCGTGGTATGCGAGTGGGACGGGCGCACGGGGGTGGACGTGCCGCTGGGGACATTCTTCGGTATCGGGTTGGCACCCACCAACGTGCGAGCCGTGGCATGGTTCACCGACAAAACCAAGCTGGTGAGCGTTATGCCGATGCCCTTCTGGCAGTCAGCGATAATACGTGTCACCTGCCCAGAACCCGTCACCCTGGAGGTGGACCTGGCGCCCCAGCGCTATGAGCATGCGACGTCGGGCTATCTGCGAGCGCAGTATCGCGAAGAGCGCCCCACGCGGCTGGGAGAGGACTTCGAGCACGCGGACATCCACGCAGCGGGCAAGGTGGTAGCCGTCGTGCAGGCGATCGAACCAGGCGACCCACACAACAAGCAGTGGTGGGAGGGCGACCTTCGCGTGTACGTAGACGCGGAACGTAGCCCCGCTCTGCATGGCACGGGACACGAAGACGACTTCCTCGGTGGCTGGTCGAACGAGTTCCTCGACACCCCGTTCACCCTGCCGATGCACGGCGAGCCATACGTGAAGATGGTGGACCGCACAGGCCAATACAACGGCGACTGCTCGCTGTACCGCCTCTTCGTCAGTGTGCCGTTCACCTCGCGCATTCGGTGGAGCACCGAACACGGCACCGAGAACCATCGCAACTTCGACTACTCCGGAGCACTGTTCTGGTATGAAGGTGGTCCGAGGGCGATCGAGACGGATCGATTCGTCGTGTGCGATCCGGCATCTCGTGACATGCACGATGCAAGGATGCAGAATATCAGCGACCCAGAAGCGCTAACTTCGCGCTTCGAGGGCCGAGACCATGGAGAGCACACCCAGATGGTCGCGGCCTCGCTCGGGAGATCGGAGTTCACACTGAAGATAAAGCCGGACAATCGGGGAGTGTTCTTGCTGCGGCTCTTCGACCAGTTCCACGGGCGGCAGCGGGCGCGTGTTCTGGTGGACGGCCAACTCGTCGGAACATGGTATGTTGCCGAGGAAAATCGCGTTCGCAGGTGGTCGGAGCGTTCCTTCTTCTTACCCGCTCTCTATACTGCGGGCAAGAGCAGCATACGCATCACCATCGATCCCCCTGCCTCGTCACCGCTATGGAGCCACTCGAGCTACACCGCCTACTGCCTGTGTGATGGCGAGTAG
- a CDS encoding (Fe-S)-binding protein: MDTHSAETLAPFDTRACIHCGMCLQACPTYVETGNEAHSPRGRIYSLRAVAEGRLSWAEVQEQMDACLGCLACETACPSPVPYEKILMTARSEIDRRRPPWHWFARHMLVSIAQSPKRFAQTAPLAAHPLSGRILGLALGGGTRLPLIPIADEEASLPEMLPAVGEQRGTVALLVGCVQRVTLPATTRAAARCLSANGYEVLTISHPECCGALAAHYGDPAVAQRLADDLASACPAHTPLIVTAAGCGAFLKQALRDRDMEVFDFSEFLWSSGWTAPLDSVPRLRVALHDPCHLEHGQGIKAQPRELLSLIPGIEPLELDESYCCGSAGLYNVYQPVMARKLLERKLDAIIRTGADIVLSSNPGCTLWLHQGIEERGLRLQVLHIAEVMASALTDAT; the protein is encoded by the coding sequence GTGGACACGCATAGCGCCGAAACACTAGCACCCTTCGACACGAGGGCCTGCATTCACTGCGGCATGTGCCTGCAAGCATGTCCCACGTATGTAGAGACTGGAAACGAGGCACACAGCCCGCGTGGTCGCATCTACTCCTTGCGCGCAGTGGCAGAAGGACGTTTGAGCTGGGCCGAAGTGCAGGAGCAGATGGATGCATGCCTAGGTTGCCTGGCATGCGAGACGGCGTGTCCGTCGCCAGTCCCGTATGAAAAGATACTGATGACCGCGCGCTCGGAGATCGATCGGCGGCGACCACCGTGGCATTGGTTCGCGAGACACATGCTGGTATCCATCGCTCAGTCACCCAAGCGATTCGCGCAGACAGCTCCGCTCGCGGCACATCCACTCTCGGGCCGTATCCTCGGTCTTGCTCTAGGGGGTGGCACTCGCTTGCCCCTCATACCCATTGCCGATGAAGAGGCTTCCCTTCCCGAGATGCTTCCTGCTGTGGGTGAGCAACGCGGCACGGTGGCACTACTGGTCGGGTGCGTGCAACGAGTCACCCTGCCGGCAACTACCAGGGCCGCCGCTCGGTGTCTGTCGGCCAACGGCTACGAGGTGCTAACCATTTCGCATCCCGAGTGCTGCGGCGCACTGGCTGCTCACTATGGGGACCCAGCAGTTGCCCAACGACTGGCCGACGACCTCGCATCGGCTTGTCCAGCACACACGCCACTCATCGTCACAGCGGCAGGCTGTGGTGCGTTCCTGAAGCAGGCACTTCGCGACCGGGACATGGAGGTGTTCGACTTTTCGGAGTTCCTCTGGAGTAGCGGATGGACAGCGCCTCTCGACTCGGTTCCCCGTCTTCGCGTGGCTCTGCACGATCCCTGTCACCTAGAGCACGGGCAAGGTATCAAAGCGCAGCCGCGCGAGTTGCTATCGCTGATCCCTGGCATAGAACCACTCGAGTTGGACGAGAGCTACTGCTGTGGCAGCGCAGGGCTGTACAATGTATACCAGCCCGTCATGGCCCGTAAACTGCTCGAACGCAAACTGGATGCCATCATTCGTACGGGAGCCGACATCGTCCTGAGCAGCAATCCAGGCTGTACGCTGTGGCTGCACCAAGGCATCGAAGAACGCGGCCTCCGGTTGCAGGTGCTCCACATTGCCGAAGTCATGGCCTCGGCACTAACCGATGCTACCTAG
- a CDS encoding ribonuclease H-like domain-containing protein, producing MDRSLHALDAGRFQYFARALPAAELWRAFSEFEHGVGYLDIETDGGMEADSVTMVGLYAFGEFRAFVKGEDIGSFADAVERCSMLVTFYGTGFDIPMLQRAFPMLPFDQIHVDLCPTLRRLGLRGGLKSIERQLGIARSDETEGLSGWDAVHLWRRYLRGDDEALRLLIEYNREDCVNLERLMHFAYRNLSQACLSAMGGDGAEVGGPQRIVARGRDR from the coding sequence GTGGATCGCTCCCTGCACGCTCTCGATGCCGGACGGTTCCAGTACTTCGCGCGCGCCCTGCCCGCAGCCGAGCTTTGGCGCGCGTTCTCGGAGTTCGAACATGGAGTCGGCTATCTGGATATCGAAACGGACGGTGGCATGGAGGCCGATTCGGTGACGATGGTAGGCCTGTATGCCTTTGGGGAGTTCCGGGCATTCGTCAAGGGGGAGGACATCGGCAGCTTCGCGGACGCGGTGGAGCGATGTTCGATGCTGGTGACGTTCTATGGCACAGGCTTCGACATCCCCATGCTCCAACGTGCCTTTCCGATGCTACCCTTCGACCAGATTCATGTAGACCTGTGCCCGACGCTTCGCCGGTTGGGGCTGCGGGGTGGACTGAAGAGCATCGAGCGACAGCTAGGGATCGCCCGGTCGGATGAGACGGAGGGGCTGAGCGGGTGGGATGCGGTGCACCTTTGGAGGCGCTACCTGCGCGGAGATGACGAGGCATTGCGGCTGCTCATCGAGTACAACCGCGAGGACTGTGTGAACCTCGAGCGACTCATGCACTTCGCCTACCGCAACCTGTCGCAGGCTTGCCTGTCTGCCATGGGTGGGGATGGGGCGGAAGTCGGGGGACCGCAACGTATCGTAGCCAGGGGGCGTGATCGGTAG